In the genome of Hevea brasiliensis isolate MT/VB/25A 57/8 chromosome 14, ASM3005281v1, whole genome shotgun sequence, the window ACTCATATTtactttgaagaaaaattaatatttaaaaattttttctcatccttttatatatttaataaattttaatttactttaattttatttttattatttaaaataattttttattattattattattatatatgaagGACAATTTATGACCATTAAAAAAAATGTATggctattaatattaaattaattgattaaaatttattattaatattttaaaattttaaataataatattaaaaaattttaattaaaaaattatatatatatatatactcaactcaattttatccaaaaaatttgagttcggctatatggattcactttttcaaattttggattaaatcctcatAGATGTATAGTCTTACAGGTAAGTATTACTCTTCTCATATAAGTCGATTTAaattacttttatatatatatatatatatatatatatatatatatatatatatatatatatatatttatttatttatttattagcgTGCATAGTATTAATATTCCGctagtttttataaatttttagtttctAATTGGCTGAAAACAATGAAAAATTGGGATTCCCTTTCATAAATTCCCCCAAACGGGATACGGCGGGCTGAGAAAATTGGCGGTAGCCACGCTAATTCTTCCCTCCTTTGCCCGCCAAAAAGAAATACAACTTTGTgataacgcacaaaattccccgaCTCAACAGAGACGGGAAACAAAATGGAACCTGCAAAAGCAGCGCCCACTGGTTGCTACAAGTGTGGGCGGCCAGGCCACTGGTCGCGCGATTGCCCTGATtcaaacccaaaccctaactctaatccTCCCTCAAAATCTACCAATCTCAGCTCTTCGAATTCTTCCAGATCTTTCCCTATCAAGTCCGATATTAGCAATTCAAAACCTGTAGCAGAGAAGCCAAAGAAGGCGCCAAGAAGCAGGCCGAAACTCACCCCTGAGATTCTTCTCGGCGATGATGGCCTCGGCTATGTTCTTCGCCATTTCCCTCGCCATTTTATGTATCGTGGCCGCGGACACGaggtatttttaatattttttgggGATCAGGGTATGGAATTAGAAATCAAGTCTGGGTTCCAATACAATGAAGTGGAAAGATCGTTTTTCTGTTTCTCATGGGTTTAAtgtttactttaaattcatttgTCTTCTGTGTTTCAAATTTAACTTTCAATTGTATTTTTTAGGTAAGAGATTTAGGGAATCTAATTCGCTTATATAGTGAATGGCACTCTCGCTTGCTCCCTTATTACTCCTTTGATGAATTTGTTCATAAGGTGGAACAAGTTGCGGCCACAAGGTGTGTCAAGGTAAGACAATTTtactttttatatttttgtttatTTGTTGATTGTGAAATGCTAATGCCATGGTTGTATTGCTGGTTTGGGATCTTGTCTTCCCAGGAGCTTGAACGCTgccattattatttattttttcgtatgaaaaaaaaattacgaTTTGTGCAGCATATTTATTAGGAAAATTAAGGGCCATTGCTAAATGGGAGGATTTGTTTTGCAAAAGTAACCAGTATCGTGTGTGCATTGGAGAATTGCAAATTCTGGTTATGATGGTATTGCATTACTTCTATCATGTTTCAAAGAATATATTAATGTCATTTATCATAATGTTGAAGATTATAGATTTATGTACAATGACATTCCGTATTGGAGGATTAGTTACTAGCTTTAGCCTTTATGGTAACATTAAGATGTTCTTCTGGATAACATGTGAGGAGAAATGTGGATCTAATGATGTTATGTATTTTTGAATCATGACAATCTTTGATTGACTTTTCCTTTTTAAGAATATGTGGATATATGTATGGTGCATGCTGGTATGTGTGGTGAGGAGAATTGGCTAAGAAAGTGGGTTAATGAACAAGAAAATGGAATATATGAATTGGAAGAGGAGATATGTAAGAAATTTTGTTGATAAAAGTGTCAAAATATAATCCATGACAAAGTTGTATGATAGCCATGGATTTTGTGGGGGTCAATGTCTGAAGAATATCACTATTTACTGAAACATTAGCTCAGCCAACCATTTCATTTACAGAACACAAGTTTTAATTCACCCCCCTATCCTTTGTACACAACATCATAGCTTCCCCGCAAAAGACAGGCCATTATCCAGTTATGATCCCATTGGGGTATGGTCTTGGGTATGCAACTCTGAAGAAATGCCTACTGTTTAGCTTTTTATATGAAATGGCATTGTGGAATATCTTGGTTATGATTCCAAGATATATACCACTGCACAGTCTGCACTAGACTAGACAATAGCCTTTTACCTCCTCATCCCTATGACATATAACCCTGCAAACCCATGGCCATTGTCCCTAACCTCACCTCTAGGCATCAGAATTTAGGTTCTCTTTCATTTGTTGATGTTTCTTGATTGCATTTGTTATGATTATTGGTCCACTTTCCTGACAAGGGCAATGGCACTTACTGTAGTTTTATTGACAAAGTGTTGGCCACTTTTGAAGGTAGAATTTATGGATATTTCCATCTTAGATTTTAAGAATATCATACCATgtgcattttaaaaaatattggtACTGACATGTAAATATGATTTTGCTTTGTAGGAAGTATTCCTTAATAGGATTATGTGAACTTGAAGAATACAAACTTTGTAAGATAGTTGAAAAGAAATATTTTTGCTGTCCATTGTATAGTTTTTCCCGCATTGAAGTAAATGtgtgtattttataaatattatatattggGAAGGCTTTATTGAAATACACCAGTAATATGTGCTGTACCTAGCCCATTTTATTCTCTGCCTTCTTTCTGTATTCTTACTGTTATTAGTGTCTGTTGAATGCATGCATGCAAAATGCACGCATATACACATACAATTCCCATGAGGCCCGTGACTCtttcttaaattatttttctGCTCATTTTTTGAGCAGATATGCCTCAGAGATTTAAGAGAAAGAGTTGCCAGTGGAGGGGATCCAAAAAAGTTGCATGAATCAGCGACTGAACATGTTGGACCAAGCCTTGAACAAGGTATGCTGGATATCTTAACATCAAAAGGCATTTGAATCTTGCACATTTacacattttttaatttttttttaattaaatgtatATTTTGTTGCTTGAACTAATTTGCTCCAAATGTTTTTAGGGGACCAGtcactgtgaaaaacactttcatgctttttacagttttcaatgaaatttaaaattttcaattcataTTTTGATTTTTAGTTATTGATACAATTTCAGCCACGATTATCTCCTTGTCCTAATCATTTGTTAAAAGGTTTACATGTATATCAGACTAGACCATTGATGACAGGAAGCCATCTTTAAATTCCTCTACATTAATATTTACTTATTTCTTGTTTTATTTGTTTAATTGCAATTAGTTTCAAATCTTAGTTTTTCTATAGCAAATGCAAGTTGCTCCCTTATTGGCATTTGGCCTCTGAAGGGGTTTAGAGCCTTTTGGTGTTTTTGTTTGTTGTTAGAATACAAATGTCTCCATTTTGTCATTAATAATTTCCAATGGTAAGTTAACCATATCCACTTGATTATTGCTAGTGCCATCAGATAAAATCTTATGACATTTTGTGCACAAAAAATAAAAGAGGCTGGAACTGTCAGTATTATTTATCATTTCATTCTTAGTAATATGTGTCAAATTCTTATAGGTCATTCAGCTCCTGATGAAGCTGTGGGATTGCATCAACAGGGAGATCAACATTTGAGGAACTATGGTGCAGATGGAGTACAAGAAGACATGCTTCATGAGAGTGATGATAGAGCTACTGAAGTGAgtgttatttcttttaatttagtttCTTTAATTCTAAATCTTCTGTTTCTTACAGTTCTGCTCTACCCAATTCATCAGAAAACAGCAATTTGTTGGATATATCCTTCACAAAACAGAACCATTGTCATTCTGTTGATACAAATAACAGGAAGATAACTTTGTTATATGGCTTCTGATTCTTTTCTGCTTCTTTTCTGCAACTAATGCCACAAGTTAATATGCCTCAAGATATATATAATTCAAGTAATTAACTCTTCtaaattgtttattttattttgatgccaaaagaaaaaagtaaaaattaaatCTACATGCTCTTTATCTTTTGTATATATGACAGCAAAATCTCGTTAGATCCTGTACGAGTGAAGCACAATGATTTACAAATAACAAGTTCAGTTAATCAATATATCTGTTTGCATGCACAACACATGTTTTAAGTGCTTAGTGCTCACAAAATGTTTGATCTTTAAGTAGTGTTTTTAATAGCTTTATTCAAACTGATGCCAACATAATTATATGCTATTCTGAATTTAGAAGTAATTATGTCATTAAAGTCTTCAGTTGCCAGGTAAATTAGTTGTGCTTGAGCAGTATTTGTGAAAATCATGGCACATCATTGAAGAGAAATGCTAAAAGTTTGTTGTACATTAATGGGCAGTAAAAGTGATCATCCCCTTTGAGTATATGCTGTAACTAGTATAAGATGAAATGAGAAAATTCTGTTTTATAATAGCATTCATGCACTTGACGCCAGAGTTAAATGCTCAAATGGAAAAGATGTACACTATTCTCCTAGTAAGACATTTTCTAGCTCAGGTCtccttttatattatgcattttagtaTCTCTTGAAACAATATAGTTTGAAATCACTTTTGGAAATTCATTTATATATGGTTAATGACCAAAAAAAGACAACAATTTTTGTCAGTGGCAGAGTTAGAAATTTTGGTCAGTGGGGCAGAAAATGTATattcttttatttataaaatattaccctttaataaataaataaataaatataattttcaatCAAATATAATTATGTCAAAATgtctattaatttaaatttgattaaatattgaCTTGAAATGAAATGTACTAAATTTAATTATGTATAATAAATCCATTATAATCTCATGAAAAATTGACAGAAATACttgtatatttattttacttattGTCTTTTATTATATTAGACGCAAATTAATAATCACCAATCACTTAAAATGTACAAGTAATGTATTCATACACTAATTGAGTGCATGTTAAGTGTAATAAGCTTATTAGAAGCTTTCAAGCtatatttttttcaataaataattaaataattataggaCTTTTGATATATCCTATTAGATTAATTCTTTTTAATGTCTCATCTATCAAACTTTATGtattgtgtgtgtgtatatatatatatatattctgaacTTTCAATAGGGGCACTTGTCCCCACTTGTGGAGCCTTGGCTCTGTCCCTGTTTTTGGGTTTTTTTAATTCTAAGCACATCTATGAAAATTCATGGAATTGGTCTTGTACTTCAATTCTGAGTTTTGTGGGGACCTGGGCAATTTATTGTGTTGGAATCTACTTGGCTTTTATGCCAGCCCTAAGTTCACAACTATTATTTTTGTCTACCTAGCAGTATAGCCCAACAAGGATCACCACTGTCATCTGACTTAAATGGAACATGCCTACTTGTCTTGTCAAGAAAGCTCCAGCTCATCAAATTGGCTGTTTCCATGGTGTAACTATAGTGGCAACTCATTCTAAACATACTGGCCAATTTCATGCATTTCTGTATATATTGCTAGGATTTTAAAAGTACAAATTGGTTATATGTACTTGTGCATTAAGGTTGAACTTGTTTCTGCATTTCTGACAAGGACAAGGAAATCCAAAAGAATGAATTTTGCAAGAATGATTCTTGCTGCATTGCTGATTCTTTGTGTTTAATCAAAGTCCCTATTTATTGTTCTATTTTTGTTGTTTACCTGTTTATA includes:
- the LOC110662401 gene encoding uncharacterized protein LOC110662401; the encoded protein is MEPAKAAPTGCYKCGRPGHWSRDCPDSNPNPNSNPPSKSTNLSSSNSSRSFPIKSDISNSKPVAEKPKKAPRSRPKLTPEILLGDDGLGYVLRHFPRHFMYRGRGHEVRDLGNLIRLYSEWHSRLLPYYSFDEFVHKVEQVAATRCVKICLRDLRERVASGGDPKKLHESATEHVGPSLEQGHSAPDEAVGLHQQGDQHLRNYGADGVQEDMLHESDDRATEEPSHTGMEPPAQNNIVGLANEVLITDEQRARMEANRLKALERAAARARSLQSS